A segment of the Trifolium pratense cultivar HEN17-A07 linkage group LG7, ARS_RC_1.1, whole genome shotgun sequence genome:
catttgtgtaagtgtaatgaacagtagaattatttgtcatttgcttgacacaaaaaaaatttatatcatttttttatgcatatcgcatttgttaatggtgcaaattttaaaaaatttatctatttgtttatcttacagtgatatttggaaaataaaaacaaagtaatacatgatattattacttttaattctttctttttttatatataaaatcattgttactttccttactttcaattgatatttatcgtattttttatataataaaatctacaaatgtatgtcccaccccgtgtaagttattttttccttaatacctccatgtagattatttttttatcaataccccctattgtaatattatgtttggtataaatcactatgtaatttttttttattaataaaattaataaaataataaaataaaatagaaaaataatctatgaagtcaattattttattccttttatatttcagacaatcacaccattttctctgttcgataagtatgaagtttaagaataactttttttgtgaacaattaaattactatttttattttttttatattccttttaaggtgagtatttttgttcagagattcttaagccttcaattttgttttgaaacatattaagccttcaatttctcagttccacatttggccaattcgttctatataattttttttataagcaattcgttctatagtatagtccttCGAagagtttatattattttatcagtatatttgttaaatatcacatgaaaaatgaaAGCTAGTATACATTTGTGTATCATGCATGTATCTGCTAAGTTTGAAAAAAAACCACCAAAGTCTCAACCAATAAACTTAGCTTGAAAGGATTATATATAGCATTATCAAACCCATTAAATCAGCGGAGTGATTAATTcgttcaaaacaaaaatagtcaATTTTTGGACTCATTCTCCACCGATCCTTTTGTTTATCATCATCTCAATTAACCCAACAAAGATGCTCTATTTAAATGGATTGTCCACGTAGATTTGTTTCCTTGAGAAAAAACTCTTGtggtatatatataaaaaaaatattacgtaAAAAAACTCCAGTGTttggtatatataaaatttcatatataatactttcacaaaaaaaaaaaattcatgtataatattatgtattatatatatatatatatatatatatattaatgagatataattatttatatttgaatttgagttatttccttttaaaattatttttaataggtgcattaaatacgatttataaacaataattgagaaatgattgaatttccaaattagccaaagattctaagtaaaatgatatcatcatgtattagagaaattgcaaaggccttcatagttagccacataggaattggagaaatattagaatgtcacataagacatggatcaatGAAATTgtgccacataggaataagactatgagagagaaactcctaaacatataaataatagatgtCTATTGTCTTTTTAGTtttaacatatttgtttattattatggtTTTATTACATGTAATTATCTTATTGAATGTGCCTAACCATTAATTGTTGGGTGAgtactcacctaagaatttttCTGGAtggattcaaattttcattgacCATCTTAATGatctcttaattattttgtgcaataattttaatgataattatgtcattcttttttttccttttatgtgAATTCATATTTGCTTTGACTAATGTTTTATTGACACAATATGAATATTAACGAAAATGTTATCTTTTCTAGATtgtttttttggtgttttttagttttattctGGACATATTCTATCTCTTTGATGTTCTGCTATCATATAAGGACAGGACTGAGCTTATGAGCTCCATGCTTAAAGTTGAACTTTGGTTTTTTTGAGGCTCTTATGTACCAGACTTTGCTTGTATTGTGTTTTAGCACTTCTTGTGCTCTTTTctctatttaattaaaaaaattgcttttccaaaaaaaattatgttatattttctaaagaatTGAATTCATTTAAGtagaaatatttcaaaattgccattaatatattttttattaaaataaaatattctctaatatattttttattaaaataaaatattctctcaatttattttgaatttaaaattaaatttcaaaatcatagaatattattattatcacatCACATATAATCATGATTCATTTTGGTTATGTCTTCaacgtattttattttttatagccATTGTACCCAAGAAAAAACCTAATAGGAAATAAATCATGGACCCTGTTAATATTAGATTGATacgttttataattaatatatttaatcattatggtatttaatttgaattcatttAAGTGTATGTGTTTCAAAATTGGTATTAATATGTTttctaattaattgaaaattttcattcttgtaacaaaaaaacattctttccattaactttgaatttaaaatttcagaaccataaagtcaaaataaataataattcagAACCATAGATGACTCATAGCGTGCCATTTTTCGATGTTCTTTTTTATGTGAATAATAAACAGGTTtattttgcatataaaaataaaatagacagatttattttgcttatattaataGAACAATAACAATAGTTGATACTGCTAAATTCTAATTTGTATAAGGAATATTGTCATTCTTCTACATGGATctgcaaataaaaaattatatctcaaaattagtacgattataattatttataaacatcatttaagtacaaaacttatatcaacaaaaaaatgtagTAGAAAGATGTAAATTAAAGATATATACCAACACATTGCAATTTGGATCGTCGACTTCACTACtacaaataaaacaatgaaGAGTCACGAAAATTATAAACATGTGTAATGTTCATCCAAAGACCTCTTATAGAATAACAAAGAGACATACCTGAAATGTGATTGTAATGTTCATCAAAAGACCTCTTATATAGAATAATAAACATGGGTATATAAGTAATTTGCccaaaatgtgtagttaaaatcattactaaaaattaattaaaaatatattgattccttttttggaatatatcaatgttttacacaaaataaaaataaaaatttcacacaaatgaattatttggacgtacatgaataaaaaaaatattaaatttgcataacgaattaatatagaaattagactaatagttagttggtcagtggtgattgacgttgaacttgtcccgaaccagattaaattggtggtgaaaacaaaaaaaaatatagaaattagtaatttttcaaaattcataaaaaattgattttttttataaataatatattataatctataattattatttttttattttaaccatTTTGATCTAGCTAATGCAAAAACTTATatagtaattaataattaatttttttaaataagctaAGAATCTcgtaaaattggaatatattGAATGCTAATAATGTGTAAAATAAACCGATTCTTTTCATGAATCAATATCAATAATTAATACTGAAACAGTAATTTTTCGAACAATAGTCTTGTAATCTTGTAttaaattatttccttttaattacgaacaaaataatttgtttctttttaatttttttctaattgcTTTGCTATTCAATTTTCATGAAATCTTCTAATATTAATTAAGATTGATTtaattacgtaaaaaaaaaaattgagcataggaaatttctatatttattattGAGGATTAATGACTAAAGAAGAAATCACAGAATGATGACACGTCAACAAAATGATTTGAGAGAATGCCACGTGAGATTAAATTTCTTGAGAGGATGCCACCTAATAAATTGatcatgagagagaaactctcaaacatataaataatagattaaaaTTAGGGCtaaatgtatttaaaaattataattttttattacctTTTTTgccaattaaattattttacaagcTTGGAAAGTTTGTTTGTCCTTTGGTTTTTGAAACTAATAGTTTCATCTCTTAGCTTCACAATGCTAATACTACAATTTGTATTTGTCttatttataaatatgaatctgacatgattatttttattaaatatgactCAGATTCTAtgtttttgtcaagtagtctaataATTAAAACTTTTACGGTGAATAAGTGGAAGTATCATGTTTAAATCTCGGTTCTCCATATTATATGCAATGTCGCTACTAACTGAAGTATACTATTATTCATACTAAAAACGTATAATTTGAGTCTTATGAAGTGTTTGTCGGCGATTTGAATTCTATAAGCACAAGACATactaaaatatatacaaataatgtgataaaatcTTATGAAATGTTTATTGTCGATTTGAATTCTATAATGTTCAGTTGTACATAGAAAATACTTAATTTACATAAAGACAAAAATGagttaaaacaattaaattgtaaacaaataattgattttttgttaatttaggAACGATCTCTACCATGCTACTctctccggacacaaatataaacaaaaaaaaaatactttttaaattcattaaataataaatgtatctgatctgtattatatattatatattttatttattattcaatgaatctaaaaaatgtatttttgtttatatttgttaCTTTTCACCCTGTGCTAGCTTGTGAACAAACAAATAATTGATAttagattgattttttttttttaaaaaaaatgaatcttatataaaaaatacaatagtaaatttgtaaatttttcACAAGAGGTTAATTAGGGGAATGAGGTAATATTAGGTTTCAGTCTAACAACTGACAAGGCTGCAACTGGAAAATGGAAACTGATGATGAAATTGAAGTTGAAGAGGGTGGTATCCCCGAAACAGAGGAATTACAGATCGATCAGTTCCTcttcgaagaagaagaagatgatgaacaatTCGATCACCCTCTCATCCACTTTTCctctccatcttcttcttcctcttcccaAGACCAACCGTAATTAATTCCTTCACTCAACTTCCTattcttatattttaatattatgcAAGTACACGATTTTACATTTCTGAATATCTTCTCATGCAGTAATGGCATTGTCAATggaaattcatcagatgaattTACTTTCAATACCAGTATCGCTTCTTTGCACACATATCTTGGAGGTACTACGATTCTATTCTGCTAActatttgtgttgtttgtttggttttttaatTTCATGCTCAATCAATCCTTGTTTTGTTGCTCACAGATGTTGAAGACACGAGCCACAGGACTGATTTTTTGGATGGTGGTGCTATATTCAACCTTCCTCTCTTTTGTCTCCAAGGTACTACTGTACtactttttctattttcattttcttctattATGCTGCTACATCTGCTGTTGTTTTTTTTGTAGACAAGACACGCCTAATCAAGCATTGCGATAGTAAAACAATATTTAGATGATTTTTATCTTACATGACTTACTTTGATTAGCCCTTGCAATATTCAGGAGTTGTACTCTTTCCTGGGGCTACTCTTCCCCTTAGGGTTACTGTTTCTCGTTTTGTGACTGCTATTGAGAGAGCTTTGAGTCAAGTTGATGTTCCTTACACCATTGCTGTGGTAGGTTAACTTTAACTCCTTACATGATTGCTTCTGATTTTTCCATGCTTGAGAATTCCATTTTAGTTTTACGAATAAAACATCAATTTGTCATGGACGTGCATTTTCATTTCAGATTCGGGGTCACAGGGAAACTGGAAGTTTTATGATGAAAGCAGCAAGCATTGGGACAACCGCTGTGGTATAATCTGATGTGCTGTTTATATTAAACTTGCACCGAATAATTTCACTAATAAATGCTTGTTTCTGATATgggttttaaataaaaaatgaaacttttttttttgttgtaatttcTGTAATTTCTGTATTAATAAATAGCACCTTCCGGCACCCCGTTTCAGAAACAACATTGGAAATACAATTATTTTAGAGAGAAAATTGAGGCAGCTCCATAGTAGAAAAGATGGTAGAATCCTACCTCGTGAGTTAGACGTGTGAAGAAGACGATGGTTAATCAGATGGAGAGCAGTCTAATAGTTGGAGGAGGTGTGAAACTAGTAAAATTCACTTACCAAACTATCAAGAGAGATTTAAAGATAATATGTTTTTGAACTTAATACATGATAGGGAATTATGATGCATCTCATCTATGTATTCGATCACATGAGATAAGTTTTGATTGTTGTTGATGTGGATTTAGAACCAATAGAGCTAAATTGATTCCTTACGCATATAACATTCTATCCATTCATACAATGCCTAATTTTGTATTTGCTAGTCTTCTTAGTTCTAAATATAGTTACATATCAGTGTTGTATATGTCTATTGGCCTATTTTACTCGCTAATGTCATATCTACAGATTCGACAATATGGGCATCTAGAGGACGGTTCACTGAATGTGGTTACCCGTGGACAACAACGATTTCACCTAAGGCGACATTGGAATGATGTGGACGGAGTGGTTAGAAAACTATTACTATATTTGTtgccttttttttattattattattattattattattattattattattatccacTTGTTCTTTAGCTACGCATCTAAAGATTGATGACTcccttttctttgtttgttggGGTTGTTCTTCTTAGCCTTATGGAGAGATCCAAATTATCGAAGAAGATCTACCATTGAGAACTCCAAGAGATGCATTTGGCAAATCAACATCATCAAGTAATATACTTTGTAGCCGAGTTAAAGTGCATGCCTTAAATGGGGGAAATGATTCAGAAGCAAATTTAGATGAGGGTTTTAAGAGTAAGTTTTCATCAATTGAAAGGAAAACCCACTTATCAGTCATTGGCTGCGGTTCTGCATCTGATACGATCGATGTAGCAGCAAACAGCAGTAATGTTAACTTTATGCATAAGTCAGATCAGGAAATGGGGTCCAATTTGGATTTGAGCATTGAGAATTGTTCCACTTCTGGAAAGCAGTCATCCGAAGAAGGGTTTAATAGATGCTTAAAGAATATACGATCACATAAAATTTCAAATGCTTTCTTGCCCCACTGGGTATATCGTATGTATGACCCCTATTGGCTTGCACAAAGGGCTGCAggtagttttgtttttctcctTCCGACtctattatatattttcttccGTTTTACCTCCTTTGTTATGATATCACTATTATTGGCtaatgaaattttgtttttcttgtgtgttgcttttttattgttgatttttaaattcaaacaaaaatctTAATAGAAAATTTGTATACAATTATTacttgaattttataaatagtgTTGGAGTATACTATATTAATCTATGCCTTTGtccattttttactttttaaatatttttaatcttagtttgtcaaaaaaaaaaatttaatcttaacTAACTGAATATAGATAATATAATTACTCGtcaattcttaattttttgGTGAAAACTTATGTTGTATAAACAATTTGATTTAAGTATTAGATTTATCTCTTAATTTTGGCTTGTTACTGTGATGAAATAAATATGTTCTTCAGTACAAAAACTAATTGTTGCGTAACTGTGTTGATAACTTTGTAGATATGTGGAAACAAATAATTGGGGTGCCTAGTATGGATAGTCTCATCAAGAAACCTGGTGTTTTATCATTTCATATCGCCAGTAAAATACCTGTTTCTGAGTCTACAAGACAACAACTTTTGGATATCGACGGCATCGTGTATAGGTTGCGCAGGGAAATCGAATTACTAAATAGCATTGATCTTATCCGATGTAGAAGATGCCAAGTAATCATTTCTCACCAAGTTCCACAGTTTTGCATACTATATTgcttgtgtttaaaatttacaCGATTTTGGATATATAATTCTTGAAAGTGCTTAAAGTGATGtttattcctttttttaaaatatatatttgaatttgcaGACTACAATTGCAAAACGAAGTAATATGTTGGTAATGTCAGATGAGGGTCCTCTTGGTGCCTATGTGAATCCTGGTGGTTATGTACATGAGATAATGACTCTTTACAAGGCCAATGGCTTATCTCTTGTTGGGCACGCAGTTACAGAATACAGCTGGTTTCCTGGGTGAGTTTCAGTCCATTTTCATGTCTCGTGAGGATTGTTATAATAGTATACTCTCTCTGttcttttttataagctaaaatTTATGGTTGAATAATTTGATGTATTTTAATGTGAAATCTGATACGTCAATGTGCTACATTTGGCAGATATGCATGGACAATCGCAAACTGTGCTACATGTGGAACCCAAATGGGATGGCTTTTTACAACCACCAACAAAAAACTGAAGCCGGGTTCATTTTGGGGTATTCGGAGCTGTCAAGTTGCAGAAGAAATACCCCAAAACCTTTAGTTCTACTGATGTAATAGGTGACCATATAGTTACAAGTTTTATATGAATACATTAATCTAGCTTAGTGTGGAAACCTGTATTCATAAAGCACGACTTGGTTCTGTGAATGTATGTACATAATATAATGCATTGTTTCTATGTAGTGATGTGCGCAATATAATTGCACACTTTTATGAATCTGTCAAATTTACTCGCAACTTTTGAAATAAATAGAGATAGTTTGGTTGTAATGAACCAATAGAATTTTTCTCATTTGCTTTCCTTGTCACATTTCATTGGATTTCTTTACTTCTACATCAGCAGAATGAATGAGATATTTATCTTTGTTTGGAAGTGAatagagaataaaaaaattggatcaAACCAAAGAGATACTCAAATGCGCCACAAACAACTATCTCATGCTAATGTAGAAATCATGTTCCATTCAGCATAAGTTGAAAAAGGAATgtgaatattattgataatggtTTTCCTTCTTCTTACAAGTCAATATTTTGAAAGATTGGTAAAGTCAACCTTGGAACAGGTTGAAGAATTGAAGTTCAAATCAAATGGCAATGCCTTATACACCACACTCTTAgtaagcaataaaataaatcaaatcgGTTCCTAACACTGCAGAATGAGAACGAAATCcacattatttttatcaaaatctCAAAGGTAGCTTCGATAGCCTGGGCTGTACATGCAACTTTCTGCGTATTTGACGAGATCCTTTGGTCGAGGTAGATGAGAAGCCAGACCTGTCCACcaaacacaagaaaaaattaAGTACAAAAACAAGAAAGTTTTGTCTGAGCTGAACAAAACACATTTCACAATGAAACTCACCAAGTTCGTATGTCTTGGCTGCAACACTAGCAGCAATGTTGGCTGATATCTTTCTGATATTTGTGAATGGAGGGTATATCAGTCCCTTATCATAGTGCTCCTGTGATACTTGTGCAGCCAAAGCTTCAGCTGttgcaaaaaatatataatggaATTAATTAGCACTCAAGTGAAAACTATGTATTAACATTAATACAATATCATGCACTCTAATGATATAAGCTCTCGAGTTTGCATGTACTCACAGGCTGCCAAGAGCATCTCGTCACGCACGCGGATTGCACCAGACATGATTAAACCCAAACCCAAGCCGGGAAAAATGTAAGCATTGTTGCCCTAAATTGCATAGtagaaaaacaatatataaaaatcagTCACTAATTTTTGGTAAGGTATATTAATGTctgttgaaaaagaaaaagctaaGTAAAGTATTGAATTATAACCTGTCCAGGAACAAAAACTTTTCCTTCATATTCAACAGGATCAAATGGACTTCCACTAGCAAAAATTGCTTTGCCCTGCAAACAGAAGAGACATAATATGGTAAGTAAGAAATAACTCATAAAATGAGATTTCTTAAGCTAAGCAAATAAGAAATAACCGATAACGTATAAAAATTTACCTTGCTCCATGTATAAGCTTCTTCAGCTGTGCACTCAGATTGTGAAGTTGGGTTGGAGAGTGCAAAAATGAGAGGTTTCTACATTACATGCCAAGAAATATCataaacattaaaatcttttcaTAGTTAGTAAAATTTATCTCGAACTATTTATTGCAAAGAAAACAAACGATTCTATCAAAAGTAACAAAACTTATTAGTTTATTTGATATATGTAAATAACCTTAAAACGACAATTCAAAAACGAAAAAGATGTAGTGTTATAGAAAGCATGAAAGTACCTTATTCAAGGATGCCATGGCTTCAACTACCTCCTTGGTAAATGTCTTTCCTACTCCAGATGTTCCAATCAATACAGTTGGCTTGATTGCCTTGACAGCATTTAGAAGGTCCTTAACAGGTTCATGCTCATGAGCCCAAGGCTTTTTGAAGTGTTGAAGGGATTGCTGACGAGAGCTAACAATAAGACCCTGCAAATCGAGTAAAAATTTTCATGAAGGGATTTCTATTTTACTATCTACATTTTTCTCTTATCCATGGCTTCTATATAGAATTATAATGCTAGGCACTTCAGCCATTTTTACCTTGGAATCCACAAGCCAAATCTTCTTGCGAGTCTCTTCAACCGGAGCTTTTGTCTGACCAAACAACAAGTATTGATTTTAAGTATTTGAGATAAATGAATACCtttaaaaagaaagataaagtACAAATATCAGGTTATACCTGCTTTGAAATCTCAAGAGCAATTAGCTCGGCTATACCAGTTCCAGCCTTCAATAACCAAAAGATAGAAGTTAGAAACTTACTTCCAGAGAAAGTTATATAATATGTAGCATCAACACTTAACATTGAATGTGTGCCCTTTGTCTGACACATGTGGTTACattaaattattcattttctcaaattattttcagTGCGGGAAGTGTGGACATcataaaaaatgcaaataacTAAATTAGTATCTCTCAGGAACTTACCTCTCCAGCTCCCAAGAATAAGAATGTGTGGTCAGCTAAGGTTCCCCCAATTAATTTAAGGGAAGCAAGCAATCCCGCTAATACCACAGAAGCTGTACCCTGAGTTAAACCAAAGAATATCAGAGTCAATAGTCTGAATTATAATAAGAAACTGTGCAtaagttaaaatattttcaagTATGTTATCTTACTTGTATATCATCATTAAAAACAAGGTGAGATGAGCTGTATTTATCCAGAAGTTCGAACGCATTATGATTCGCGAAATCTTCAAACTGAAACAAAAGAATCATAAAATCAGGAAAACGATTGATTCAAGCAAAAACTCAACAACTCAAGATGTTGAATCAGATATATAACCTGCACAAGAACTTTCTCTCCGTAGTTCTGCTTAACTGCGTGCATAAACTCTTCTAGGAGCTCTGCATATTCCTAAACCACAATGAACAAACACTATGTTAACAGTAGAGAAATATCACTACAAatgatttagtaaaaaaaagggagcaaaagtaaaattaaattgaGCATTAATTCGCATGTTATCATACCTTTCCAGTTGCTCGCTTCTGCCTAAGGCCAATGTAAAATTCATCATTCAGCAACTTCTCATTGTTTGTTCCAACATCAATGGTTATTGGCAAGCACTGAAATCAAAGATACAGATGATAATCCATTAAATCATCAATTATGCGTAACACAAAGGG
Coding sequences within it:
- the LOC123893671 gene encoding protein cereblon-like — encoded protein: METDDEIEVEEGGIPETEELQIDQFLFEEEEDDEQFDHPLIHFSSPSSSSSSQDQPNGIVNGNSSDEFTFNTSIASLHTYLGDVEDTSHRTDFLDGGAIFNLPLFCLQGVVLFPGATLPLRVTVSRFVTAIERALSQVDVPYTIAVIRGHRETGSFMMKAASIGTTAVIRQYGHLEDGSLNVVTRGQQRFHLRRHWNDVDGVPYGEIQIIEEDLPLRTPRDAFGKSTSSSNILCSRVKVHALNGGNDSEANLDEGFKSKFSSIERKTHLSVIGCGSASDTIDVAANSSNVNFMHKSDQEMGSNLDLSIENCSTSGKQSSEEGFNRCLKNIRSHKISNAFLPHWVYRMYDPYWLAQRAADMWKQIIGVPSMDSLIKKPGVLSFHIASKIPVSESTRQQLLDIDGIVYRLRREIELLNSIDLIRCRRCQTTIAKRSNMLVMSDEGPLGAYVNPGGYVHEIMTLYKANGLSLVGHAVTEYSWFPGYAWTIANCATCGTQMGWLFTTTNKKLKPGSFWGIRSCQVAEEIPQNL
- the LOC123893670 gene encoding NADP-dependent malic enzyme is translated as MATDDFVNGVGGGVKDHYGEDSATEDQLITPWNFSVASGHTLLRDPRYNKGLAFTEKERDSHYVRGLLPPAIFTQELQEKRLMHNLRQYDVPLHKYIALMDLQERNERLFYKILIENVEELLPVVYTPTVGEACQKYGSIYRRPQGLYISLKEKGKILEVLKNWPEKTIQVIVVTDGERILGLGDLGCQGMGIPVGKLSLYTALGGVRPSACLPITIDVGTNNEKLLNDEFYIGLRQKRATGKEYAELLEEFMHAVKQNYGEKVLVQFEDFANHNAFELLDKYSSSHLVFNDDIQGTASVVLAGLLASLKLIGGTLADHTFLFLGAGEAGTGIAELIALEISKQTKAPVEETRKKIWLVDSKGLIVSSRQQSLQHFKKPWAHEHEPVKDLLNAVKAIKPTVLIGTSGVGKTFTKEVVEAMASLNKKPLIFALSNPTSQSECTAEEAYTWSKGKAIFASGSPFDPVEYEGKVFVPGQGNNAYIFPGLGLGLIMSGAIRVRDEMLLAASEALAAQVSQEHYDKGLIYPPFTNIRKISANIAASVAAKTYELGLASHLPRPKDLVKYAESCMYSPGYRSYL